A region of the Epinephelus fuscoguttatus linkage group LG13, E.fuscoguttatus.final_Chr_v1 genome:
AGCTGTACTGTCTGGAACATGGGATCCAGCCAGATGGACAGATGCCCAGTGACAAGACcactggaggaggagatgaCTCCTTCAATACCTTCTTCAGTGAGACAGGGGCAGGGAAGCACGTTCCCAGAGCCATCTTTGTCGACCTGGAACCCACCGTCATCGGTCAGTGTCTGTCATATAGCTGATGTTATATTAAACAGATTGGACGTTTTAAtgtagtttttattattaacaaagcTATATGAGTGAttagaaaattaaaatttggcttgttgcatttttcatttgtgtatatgtgcaattctttacactaaaaataactaaatttttaaatgtaaaacacaacatctcAGCCAGTTTTTtacaataaatacacacattaacatttttgACAGGTAATACAACTTTTTTCATACACAAAAATGTAGACTCATACAAATAATAATCAGCTTTTTATCACGacaacaaagttttcttttgcCGCTGTAGAAACATTTTGATGTCAAGCGCTTGATAGTGTTTCAATTTTAGGATCACTCATTCAGTAAATCTGTTTATGTATTATTTGTCTCTACAGATGAGGTGCGTACAGGAACCTACCGTCAGTTGTTCCACCCTGAGCAGCTGATTACAGGAAAGGAAGATGCAGCCAACAACTACGCCCGAGGACACTACACCATCGGCAAGGAGATCATCGATCTGGTTCTGGACAGGACTCGTAAACTGGTGAGACAATCAATCTGAGTGTGCTGAGGGTGCATGTTTCTAGCGtattatatgtttttttgttaactTTAATGGTTTGTTAATTGCTTTTTACAGGCTGATCAGTGCACTGGCCTGCAGGGGTTCCTCATCTTCCACTCCTTTGGTGGCGGCACTGGCTCAGGCTTCACCTCCCTGCTGATGGAGAGGCTCTCTGTTGATTATGGTAAAAAGTCCAAGCTTGAGTTTGCCATCTACCCAGCCCCCCAGGTCTCCACCGCAGTGGTGGAGCCTTACAACTCCATCCTGACCACCCACACCACCCTGGAGCACTCCGACTGTGCCTTCATGGTGGACAATGAAGCCATCTACGACATCTGCCGCAGGAACCTTGATATTGAGAGACCGACGTACACTAACCTGAACAGGCTCATTGGCCAGATTGTGTCTTCAATTACAGCCTCACTTCGCTTTGATGGAGCCCTGAATGTTGACCTGACGGAGTTCCAAACCAACTTGGTGCCCTACCCTCGTATCCACTTCCCTCTGGCCACCTACGCTCCCGTCATCTCTGCAGAGAAAGCCTACCACGAGCAGCTGTCGGTTGCTGACATCACCAACACCTGCTTTGAACCAGCCAATCAGATGGTGAAGTGCGATCCTCGTCATGGTAAATACATGGCCTGCTGTCTGCTGTACCGTGGTGATGTGGTTCCCAAAGATGTCAACTCCGCCATTGCTGCCATCAAGACCAAACGCACCATCCagtttgtggactggtgccCCACTGGTTTCAAGGTGGGCATCAACTACCAGCCTCCAACAGTGGTTCCTGGTGGTGACCTGGCCAAGGTGCAGAGGGCTGTGTGCATGCTGAGCAACACCACAGCCATCGCTGAGGCCTGGGCCCGTCTCGACCACAAGTTTGACCTCATGTACGCCAAGAGAGCCTTTGTCCACTGGTATGTTGGGGAGGGCATGGAGGAGGGAGAGTTCTCAGAGGCTAGGGAAGACATGGCTGCCCTGGAGAAGGATTATGAAGAGGTGGGTGCTGACAACATAGGTGATGAGGATGAAGGAGAGGAATACTGAATCTCCTAGGGCCTAGATTTAAGCCAAAAGTTAAGTAATGGTTTTAAAATGGGGAGTAGTGAGGAAAAATGTAGGTCAAATGTATGTATACAGCACTATACAGCACCAattttgtgaagaaaataacATTAATGGTCCCTATTACTATCATTGTCCTTAAAACTGAGCAAAAtggtgaaataaaaaacaccTAAAACAAGTAGCACCATGAGGAAGTCAGTCACATGTACTGCATTCTGTGACACACATTACAAAACAAGCTTAGCTGAACATCTTGAAGCTTTAAAACATGAGGATCACATTTCACACAGTCTGTAGTTATGGTACTGCATTTGCACCCAAAGTAACGGCAACAAGCCTGTGGTCAGACGTATCTCGTTTTGGGCCTTTAAAGATCTTTTCTCTCAGCAGTATCAGGCCCAGAAACTTAGACCACACCCTCTCTTTTGTGCACCTCCCCCCACTATCCTCTCCCATGTGGAATGTAAGTTATGAAAGGGCTCCTATGTCAGTTTCTATATGCCATTCAGCTGTGACTGTGTGAGAgcgggagggagagaaaataaCTGACTAACTCACTGACTGGT
Encoded here:
- the LOC125900001 gene encoding tubulin alpha chain-like, which codes for MRECISIHVGQAGAQIGNACWELYCLEHGIQPDGQMPSDKTTGGGDDSFNTFFSETGAGKHVPRAIFVDLEPTVIDEVRTGTYRQLFHPEQLITGKEDAANNYARGHYTIGKEIIDLVLDRTRKLADQCTGLQGFLIFHSFGGGTGSGFTSLLMERLSVDYGKKSKLEFAIYPAPQVSTAVVEPYNSILTTHTTLEHSDCAFMVDNEAIYDICRRNLDIERPTYTNLNRLIGQIVSSITASLRFDGALNVDLTEFQTNLVPYPRIHFPLATYAPVISAEKAYHEQLSVADITNTCFEPANQMVKCDPRHGKYMACCLLYRGDVVPKDVNSAIAAIKTKRTIQFVDWCPTGFKVGINYQPPTVVPGGDLAKVQRAVCMLSNTTAIAEAWARLDHKFDLMYAKRAFVHWYVGEGMEEGEFSEAREDMAALEKDYEEVGADNIGDEDEGEEY